A genomic region of Caenorhabditis elegans chromosome V contains the following coding sequences:
- the str-214 gene encoding Serpentine receptor class r-10 (Predicted): MASWKQLQDNIQIMGAGVALFLNCILINIITKHSPKEIGDYKYLMLFISCFEITYSLLDVLVQPMFHSFQATFVLIVDTSMSKIDKLFWQTFAFIYADFFASTMAIFSIHFAYRYWAISGVNENMLKWFRRPRIFIWLLAPCLFSAIWTIDITAGCLPRKSSNDYLRDSMSERLGLNVSEIVYFAPYFYEFNENGEKEIFWPALAALFLNSSTIIISLVFSIYYGVKCWRRMHAIFSSSSSQFQNIHSQLFYALVAQTMIPVFLMHIPVLTMFIFSLMEIDAGSFSSIVSMTIALFPTLDPLPTMIIVSQYRNVIKNYFISRFKKFRNSKCGKFLKRKKKRVNRNTAVVLQS; the protein is encoded by the exons atggcCTCCTGGAAACAGCTCCAAGACAATATCCAGATCATGGGAGCCGGCGttgctttatttttgaattgcatCCTGATTAACATTATTACTAAGCATTCACCAAAAGAAATTGGTgattataaatatttgatgttatttatttcatgttttgaaataacatATTCTCTGCTTGATGTATTAGTTCAGCCt ATGTTCCACTCATTCCAAGCAACATTTGTGTTAATCGTAGACACATCAATGTCTAAAATTGATAAgcttttttggcaaacttttGCAT TTATCTACGCTGATTTCTTCGCATCCACCATGGCAATATTCTCCATTCATTTTGCATATCGGTACTGGGCTATCAGCGGTGTTAACGAAAATATGTTGAAATGGTTTCGAAGGCCTCGAATTTTCATTTGGCTTCTTGCACCATGTTTATTCTCGGCAATTTGGACAATTGATATCACTGCTGGATGCCTTCCACGCAAAAGTTCAAATGATTATTTGAGAGATAGTATGTCGGAAAGACTTGGCTTGAACGTCAGTGAAATTGTATATTTTGCTCCATATTTTTATGAGTTCAATGAGAATggtgaaaaagaaattttttggccagCTCTGGCTGCACTCTTTTTGAACTCATCTACTATT ATTATATCTCTTGTGTTTTCAATCTACTATGGAGTAAAATGTTGGCGAAGAATGCacgcaattttttccagttcctcTTCccagtttcaaaatattcatagCCAGCTATTCTACGCTTTGGTTGCTCAAACAATGATTCCAGTATTCTTAATGCACATACCAGTTCTCacaatgttcattttttcattaatggAGATTGATGCTGGATCTTTCAGCAGTATCGTATCAATGACAATTGCACTATTTCCAACTTTAGATCCACTGCCAACTATGATCATTGTGTCTCAATATCGGAATGTGATCAAGAATTActttatatctcggttcaaaaaattccgtAATTCAAAGTGCGGAAAGTTTctaaaaaggaagaaaaaaagagtaaaCCGCAATACGGCTGTCGTACTCCAGAGCTAA
- the srh-180 gene encoding Serpentine Receptor, class H (Confirmed by transcript evidence), producing MCSENLSFIETDIFYATTLHIFTGIGVPVHLFGVYIIVARTPSKMSSVKLSMFLLLFAGAFMELFLSFFAIPVLTLPSCAIYTLGFGQVIGVPTEVQAYIGYSVVGVTGITILVFFEERYHQLVNGHRSNGIRSCSRVIYIVIHYMYSAAYIIPVFLNILNQTMAKLAIKKAIPCIPLKILSRPDFSVISINNFTLCFCIVTFFSIVGFQVFLLVSAICWKLFHMVSQSEATNRLQKQFFYALCLQVFIPVFVLTFPMIYVVLTSWFEYYNQAATNTALTIISTHGILSTLTMLIVHTPYRKAATEILCFNCKKAEKNANNSQQIWRTVNK from the exons ATGTGCTCGGAAAACTTGAGTTTCATTGAAACTGACATTTTCTATGCAACAACTCTTCATATTTTCACAGGAATTGGAGTTCCTGTGCACTTATTCGGTGTTTATATTATTGTTGCTCGGACTCCGAGCAAGATGAGCTCTGTCAAACTTAGCATGTTCCTCCTCCTTTTTGCTGGAGCATTTATGGAGTTGTTTTTAAGTTTCTTTGCTATTCCAGTATTAACTCTTCCCTCTTGTGCAATATATACACTTGGATTTGGTCAAGTCATAGGGGTGCCTACAGAAGTTCAGGCTTATATTGGGTACAGTGTAGTTGGag TAACGGGTATAACCATTCTcgtgttttttgaagaacGATATCATCAATTAGTCAATGGGCATAGATCGAATGGAATCAGAAGCTGCTCAAGAGTTATCTATATTGTTATTCACTATATGTATTCTGCTGCATATAtaattccagtttttctgaatattcttAATCAAACAATGGCAAAATTGGCCATAAAAAAG GCAATTCCTTGTATCCCGCTGAAAATCCTTAGCCGACCTGATTTTTCTGTCATttcaattaacaattttaCTTTGTGTTTTTGCATTGTTACTTTCTTTTCAATTGTTggatttcaagttttcctCCTGGTCAGTgcaatttgttggaaattatttCATATGGTATCCCAGTCAGAAGCTACAAACCGTCTTCAAAAGCAATTCTTCTACGCTTTATGTCTACAGGTTTTTATTCCGGTTTTTGTGCTAACTTTTCCAATGATTTATGTTGTTCTGACAAGTTGGTTTGAGTATTATAATCAAG CTGCAACCAACACTGCTCTAACTATAATTTCTACTCACGGAATTCTCTCGACTTTGACTATGCTCATTGTGCACACGCCTTATCGTAAAGCCGCTACGGAAATACTCtgttttaattgtaaaaaagctgaaaaaaacgCAAATAATTCTCAGCAAATTTGGAGAACTgttaacaaataa
- the F57G8.7 gene encoding uncharacterized protein (Confirmed by transcript evidence), which yields MKTIILFLALTSFAYAGSLGLAIPAGAKDVHLPITIGDIKAITRKLKNGSVETWNVVGPNKGTWVDSKGKKIDSSNYSYKAGTIVIKKVSKNDEGFYDYEPLTTFAPEKLPPGVHVDPVQRGLDLTVISSV from the exons ATGAAGACTATTATCCTTTTCCTTGCACTTACTTCCTTTGCTTACGCCGGTTCACTTGGATTGGCCATTCCAGCTGGAGCAAAAGATGTACATCTGCCAATCACCATCGGGGATATCAAGGCAATTACTCGTAAACTGAAGAATGGATCGGTTGAGACATGGAACGTCGTGGGGCCAAATAAGGGAACATGGGTTGACTCG AAAGGAAAGAAAATCGATTCATCCAATTACTCTTACAAGGCCGGAACAATTGTCATCaagaaagtttccaaaaacgaTGAAGGGTTCTACGACTATGAGCCACTGACCACTTTTGCTCCAGAGAAGCTTCCACCAGGTGTTCATGTTGATCCAGTTCAAAGAGGACTTGATCTTACTGTTATCAGCTCAgtttaa
- the srh-167 gene encoding Serpentine Receptor, class H (Partially confirmed by transcript evidence), whose product MCTETFSYLASDQLYAGALHIFTAFEVPVHLFGAYIIIFKTPDKMKSVRTSMLSLHLVGAFVDFFTSFLTAPVLILPVCAGYPLGVLGMLGIPTSVQTYFGLSFLAVLASAVILFFEERYHKLANVQRSSGRKSFSRKCYAIGHYMFAMLFISPCYFNIPDQEIEKLTINERIPCLPEEILSRTGFFILSIENREMYISLALLISVLVPEVLFFVLSIFWHLFNIKSQSRATNRLQKQLFFAMCLQVYIPFMVVTIPAAYCISSIVFGHYNQAATNLAMSSIAVHGILLTITMLIVHAPYRQAVLEIICNRSKMATINNPQIWKTVNETKL is encoded by the exons ATGTGCACCGAAACTTTCAGTTACCTGGCGAGTGACCAACTTTATGCCGGTGCTCTCCACATTTTCACAGCTTTTGAAGTCCCAGTTCACTTATTTGGTGCCTatattatcattttcaaaacaccGGATAAAATGAAATCAGTTAGAACTAGCATGCTTTCACTTCACCTGGTTGGAgcttttgtggatttttttactAGTTTTCTTACGGCGCCAGTCCTAATTTTACCGGTTTGTGCAGGCTATCCACTGGGAGTTTTAGGAATGTTAGGTATCCCAACAAGTGTTCAAACGTATTTCGGTCTCTCATTTTTAGCAG TGCTTGCTTCGGCGGTGATTTTATTCTTTGAAGAACGATATCACAAGCTGGCCAACGTGCAAAGGTCAAGCGGAAGAAAAAGTTTCTCAAGAAAATGTTACGCAATTGGGCATTACATGTTCGCGATGCTTTTTATTTCTCCTTGCTATTTCAATATTCCCGATCAAGAAATCGAGAAATTAACTATCAATGAA CGAATACCCTGCTTGCCAGAAGAAATCCTCTCCCGTACTGGCTTTTTCATTCTGTCAATTGAAAACAGGGAAATGTATATAAGTCTTGCATTATTGATTTCTGTTCTCGTTCCTGAagtattgttttttgttctttctaTCTTCTGGCACCTTTTTAATATAAAGTCACAATCACGGGCAACCAATCGACTCCAAAAGCAATTGTTTTTTGCAATGTGCTTGCAAGTATACATTCCTTTTATGGTCGTAACCATACCTGCGGCGTATTGTATATCTTCAATAGTTTTTGGTCATTACAACCAGG ctgCTACAAATCTTGCCATGTCTTCAATAGCAGTTCATGGAATCCTATTAACAATTACCATGCTCATTGTGCACGCACCTTATCGTCAAGCGGTCTTAGAAATAATTTGCAATCGTTCAAAAATGGCTACTATTAATAACccacaaatttggaaaactgtcaatgaaacaaaattgtga
- the srh-167 gene encoding Serpentine Receptor, class H (Product from WormBase gene class srh;~Partially confirmed by transcript evidence): MSSIAVHGILLTITMLIVHAPYRQAVLEIICNRSKMATINNPQIWKTVNETKL; encoded by the coding sequence ATGTCTTCAATAGCAGTTCATGGAATCCTATTAACAATTACCATGCTCATTGTGCACGCACCTTATCGTCAAGCGGTCTTAGAAATAATTTGCAATCGTTCAAAAATGGCTACTATTAATAACccacaaatttggaaaactgtcaatgaaacaaaattgtga